A segment of the Methanomassiliicoccaceae archaeon DOK genome:
GCCCCGCGGAGATCGAGTAGACAGGCGCGATCTGCCCGTACTCGTTCTGGCAGAACAGGGACTTCATGCCGTGGAAGATGCCGGTGGTGCCCTTCGTCATGGTGGCGGCGTGCATGTCTGTGTCGACTCCCTTCCCGGCGGCCTCGCAGCCCACCATCCTTACACCGGGGTCGTCGACGAACTCGTGGAAGAGGCCGATGGCGTTGCTGCCTCCGCCGACGCAGGCGACCAGGCAGTCTGGGAGACGTCCCTCCGCCTCCATCATCTGCCTCCTGACCTCCCTGCCTATGACGCACTGGAACTCGCACACCATCTCCGGGAACGGGGCGGGACCCATCACGGTCCCGATGACGTAGTGGGTGTCGGAGACGCGGTTGGTCCACTCCCTGAGCGTCTCGTTGACGGCGTCCTTGAGAACGCCCGTCCCGGATGAGACCGGATGGACCTTGGCTCCCAGGAGCTCCATCCTGTAGACGTTGAGGGCCTGCCTCTCGACGTCATGGGCTCCCATGAACACCTCGCACTCCAGTCCGAGATAGGCGGCGAGAGTCGCGGTCGCGACACCGTGCTGCCCCGCACCCGTCTCGGCGATCACCCTGGTCTTGCCCATCCTCTTGGCGAGGAGGCACTGGCCGATGACGTTGTTGATCTTGTGGGCGCCGGTGTGGTTCAGGTCCTCCCTTTTGAGATAGACCTTGGCACCGCCGAGATCCTTGGTCATCCTGTCGGCGTAGTAGAGCATGGACGGCCTTCCGGTGTACTTCCTGTTGAGATCGTCGACCTCCCTCAGGAAGTCGGGGTCCTTGATGTACCTGTGATACGCCTCGTCGAGCTCTATCACCGCGTTCATCAGCGTCTCCGGGACGTACTGTCCCCCGTATTCTCCGTAAATGCCGCCATCTCCGGTCATGTCTTTCAGGGATGATTATCGCCAGGCACTATTTCAATATATTGTTCATTGATGAACAATATTATACAATAATTCCCATGTCCCGTGTGTCGGAGCACGGGAGGAAAGGTGACGGGGCATCGCCCCGCAGTTGCGACGCCCGCTCAGGCGGTGAGGATCTGGGAATTGGTGTAGGACAGGGTCCAGCTGACCTGCAGGACGCCGTCGGCGCCGAACATGGAAGTGTCACCTGATTGTGCGTAAAACAAAGTTGCCGGGGATAGGCCGTCGGTTCCTTGAGGCTCACTGGCCCTGATCAGGCGGCCCCTGCATCGATAGGGCCACCTTCATGACCCCGTCGGACCTGGAGGCGAACAGCTCGTAGGCCGACTCCACGTCACCGAACGGGAACCTGTGGGTGACGAGCACGGACGGGTCGATCGCACCCGATGATATCAGGTCCATCAGCTCCCTGCAATGGGACGCGTCCACCCCTCCGGTCTTGAACACAAGGTTCTTCCCGTACATGTCCGGGAGCGGCAGGATCTGCGGCTCCTCGTACATCGCGACCACGACGACGGTGGCATTGGGGCGGGCGATCCTCCAGGCCATCTCGAAGGTCCCCCTGCCTCCGGCGACCTCCATCACCGTGTCCGCACCCCGGCCGTCGGTCATGGAGCGCAGAACCTCCGCCGGATCCTCCTCCGTTGGGTCCACGACGGCATCCGCCAGACCGTGGGCAAGCGCGAACTCCAGGCGCGAACGGTCGGTGTCGATCATCACGATGGCCCCCGGTCCAAGAGGACGACAGCACATGGCGGTGCACAGACCGGTCGGACCGGCACCTATGATGGCCACCACGGAGCCATCCTCGATGTCCCCGATGTCGGCCGCCCAGTATCCGGTCGAAAGAAGGTCGCCGGTGAAGAGAGCCTGCTCGTCGGAGACCCCGTCCGGGATGGGTGTCAGGCCGTTGTCAGCATAGGGGATCCTGGCGTACTCCGCCTGTCCGCCGTCGATGCGGCATCCCAGTGCCCATCCTCCCGCGGGATCGGTGCAGTTGTTCACCCATCCCCTGCGGCAGAAGAAGCACTCGCCGCAGTAGGTCTCCACGTTGACGGCGACCCTGTCGCCCGGCGAGACGCCGGTGACTCCGTCGCCGACCTCCTCCACGACACCCACGAACTCGTGCCCGACGATGGTTCCCGGAACCGCCCTGGGGACTGCGCCGGCGCGTATGTGGAGGTCGCTGGTGCATATCGATGCCGTCGTGACGCGGACAATTGCGTCCTTGGGATCCCTGATCACCGGCCTCGGCCTCTCCTGGACCTCGAACCTGCCTCTCTCGACGAACACGACGGCTTTCATGAGCGGCTAATCGGGGATGCCGATATATGAGTGGTCCTGTCGCCTGGACCCGTGTATGCTTCCATCTCAATAGGGTCGCCGCCGCTGATGCCGTCATCTGGACATCGTCGGGACCCGACGTTGGCACCGTCGATTCCGTGGAACAGATTAATATAGAACCGCCGTCTATCTCGTCAACAGCACAGTCGAGGACGGTGCCAGTTTTCCCATTCACTAGGAGAATGACCAATGACAGCCGAGGACGCTCTTAAAACCGGTACTACGACAATCGGAATCAAACTCAAGGACGGGGTCATACTCGCCTCCGACCAGAGGGCCACGATGGGCAACCTTATCGCCCACAGCCACGTCCAGAAGGTCTACCAGCTGGCAGACAACATCGGCATGACGATCGCCGGAGTCGTCGGCGACGCCCAGCTCATGGTCCGCTTCATGCAGAGCGAGATCTCCATCTACTCCATGAAGAAGGGAGCCCCCATGTCCGTCACCGCCGCCGCCACCCTCGTCGCCAGCGTCATCCGCCAGGGATTCTACCTCGGACTCATCGTCGGAGGATACGACAAGACCGGCGGACACGTCTTCAGCATCGACGGTGCAGGCGGATACATCGAGGACAACTACATGTCCGTCGGATCGGGATCCGTGTTCGCGCTCGGCTCGCTCGAGGGCAACTTCAAGGAGGGCATGTCCAAGGACGAGGGCATCGACGTCGCGATCGCCGCCCTCAACTCCGCCAGGAGGAGGGACAACTGCACCGGCGACGGGATGCTCGTCTCCTACATCGGGCCCTACGGCTACGAGGAGATCCCCGTCGAAGAGATCAAGTCAAGATGCGAGGCCATGGGCTTCGCGTTCCCGAACTGAGTTCGGTTCACCAAACCCCTTCCAAACGTTTTCCATTCTAAACCGGTTCTGAATTCAATTGACGAAGCTGGATTCCCATGAATGTCGACAGACTGTTCGAGACCCTCACCGAGGAGGTGAAGAGGAACATGCCCCCGGACATTAAGATCAAGGAGATCAAGTTCGAGGGGCCGCTCGTGGTCGTCTACACCGACGACTACGAGAAGATATCCGCCAACGACTCCGTAGCCAGGACGCTCGCCCAGACCATCCACCGCAGGGTGGACATCCGTCCGGACCCCGCCAACCTGGAGGACCCGAAGACGGTGGAGGCGAAGATCAGGGGCATGATCCCGGAATCTGCCAACATCTTCGACATCAACTTCATCGAGGAGACAGGCGAGGCGCTGATCGAGGCCGTCAACCCCAACGAGGTCGTCGGCAAGGAGGGACAGCTTCTGGCCGACCTGAGGAAGGAGTCCGGATGGAACGTGAAGGTCATCCGCGCACCCCCGATACCGTCCAAGACGGTCTCTGACGTCAGGGGATACCTCAGGGCCAACCACGACGAGCGTCAGGAGATGCTCACCAGGGTCGCCAGGAGGCTCGCTAGGCCCAAGCTCGACGGCGAGCAGTGGGTCAGGGTCACCGCCATGGGAGGGTTCAGACAGGTCGGGAGGTCCTGCTCCCTGCTCACCACGAGGGAGAGCAAGATCCTCATCGACTGCGGACTGGACCCCAGCTCCGAGAACACCCCCTACTTCGGCATCCCCGAGGTCCAGCCTCTGGACGACATCGACGCCGTCGTCATAACCCACGCCCACCTGGACCACTGCGGAACCCTGCCGGCGCTGTTCAAGTACGGCTACAAGGGGCCTGTGTACTGCACCCCGCCCACCAGGGACCTCATGGCCCTGCTCCAGCTGGACAACATCAAGCTGGGATTCGGCGAGAACAAGAAGACCCCCTACGAGGCCCAGCACGTGAGGCAGGAGATCCTGCACACCATCACGCTCAAGTACAACGAGACGACGGACATCGCCCCTGACGTGAGACTCACATTCCACAACGCGGGACACATCCTCGGATCCGCCATCGCCCACTTCCACATCGGCGACGGACTCCACAACGTCGCCTTCTCCGGGGACACGAAATACGAGAAGACTTGGCTTTTCAACCCCGCCACCAACAGGTTCCCCAGGCTGGAGACCCTGGTCATCGAATCCACCTACGGTGGGCACAACGACGTCCAGCCGTCCAGGGCCGATGCGTCCGAGCAGCTCGGACAGTACCTGCAGCAGGCGTCCGAGCACGGCGGCAAGGTGCTCGTGCCCGTCTTCGCGGTCGGAAGGTCCCAGGAGGTCATGCTGGTCATCGAGGAGCTCATGCGCAACGGTCGCATCCCCAAGATGCCCGTCTACCTCGACGGTATGATCTGGGAGGCCACCGCCATCCACACCGCGTACCCAGAGTACCTGAACAGCCAGCTCAGGACGCAGATCTTCCAGCAGAACGAGAACCCGTTCCTCTCGCCCATCTTCAAGAGGGTCGAGACCTCCGACATGAGGGAGGAGATCTGCCACTCGCCCGACCCCTGCATCGTTCTCGCCACGAGCGGTATGATGTCCGGAGGCCCCGTCATGGAGTACTTCCGCGAGTGGGCGGACGACGAGAAGAACTGGCTCCTGTTCGTCGGATACCAGAGCGAGGGAAGCATCGGAAGGACCATCCAGAGGGGAAGGTCCGAGATCACGATGAACATGCGCGGGAAGCCCATCAACCTCAAGATCAAGATGCAGAGGGAGACCGTGGACGGTTTCTCCGGTCACTCCGACAGGAAGCAGCTCATGAGGTACATCTCGTCCCTTGAGCCCAAGCCCGACAAGATCATCATCGGACACGGGGAGGACAGGAAGTGTACCGACCTCGCCTCGTCGATCTACAAGAAGTTCGGCATCGAGACCAAGGCTCCGCTCAACCTCGAAACCATCAGGCTCAGATGAGCCTCAATCCCGGCGGAATCCCCGCCGGGCCTTTGTATTACAGATGAGAATCCAAGGTGGCGGCCGGCTAGCCCGACCGCCGTTTTCAACTGTTTCACTCGTCCTTCTTCCGTCTGAGCAGCAGGGTCGCCGCGAAAGCGACCGCTAGAGCCGCGGCCGCCAGTAACTTTCCGTTAATTAATTCACCTCTTTAGGTTCGTTAAACAAATCGGGTTACGGGATTAAAAGTGAACACCTAACAGAAGAGCGTAAAAGGAGAGGTTTTGACCCCGCCCGAAGGCGGGGTATGGGTTAATCACCAGTTGGTGGCCCTGACCTCGAAGAAGGACTGGGCGTGCTTGCAGACGGGGCAGACTGCGGGAGCCTCCTCGCCGACGTGGATGTATCCGCAGTTGCGGCATTTCCACATGGTGACCTTGTCCTTCTTGAAGACCACACCGGTCTCGATGTTCTTCAGAAGGTCGAGGTACCTCTGCTCGTGGGTCTTCTCGATTCCACCGACGGCCTCGAAGAGTGCGGCGATCTCGGTGAATCCCTCCTCCCTGGCGGTCTCGGCGAACTCCTTGTACATGGTGGTGTACTCGTAGTTCTCTCCGGAAGCGGCGTCCTTCAGGTTCTCGATGGTCTTGGGGACCTTGTTGTCGTGGAGGGCCTTGAACCAGAGCTTGGCGTGCTCCTTCTCGTTCTCCGCGGTCTCAAGGAAGATGTCAGCGATCTGCTCGTATCCCTCTTTCTTGGCCTGGGAGGCGTAGTAGGTGTATTTGTTCCTGGCCATGGACTCGCCAGCGAAGGCGGCCTGCAGGTTAGCTTCAGTTTTGGATCCTTTGAGTTCCATGATTCAACCTCTGAATCAACAAGAGGAATCGAAGGTATATAACAATATTCAACGGCGTTACGTTAGTCTACATCTGTTAATAAATTTTATATAGTAAGATAGGAGACCCTAAACAAATCGAGGGCCTCCGAAGTCCGGGATCAGCGCTTGAGCTTGCCCATTATCCCTTTCCTCTTGAGGTTCCCGTCCCTGTCGAACTTCTCCCTCATGAGCTTGTCGTAGTTCTTCCGGAGGTTCATGTCCCCCGGCTTTACGGACATGAGGTACTCCAGTTCCGACTTGGCCTTCTCGTAGTCCTTCACATCGTTGAGCAGGAGCACCGTGTAGTTCAGATGGTAGTCGTAGTTCTTGGGATCCATCGCGATGGCCTTCTCGTAGTACTCCCTGGCGCGGTTGAAATCGGTGATCTGATG
Coding sequences within it:
- the trpB gene encoding tryptophan synthase subunit beta, with the protein product MTGDGGIYGEYGGQYVPETLMNAVIELDEAYHRYIKDPDFLREVDDLNRKYTGRPSMLYYADRMTKDLGGAKVYLKREDLNHTGAHKINNVIGQCLLAKRMGKTRVIAETGAGQHGVATATLAAYLGLECEVFMGAHDVERQALNVYRMELLGAKVHPVSSGTGVLKDAVNETLREWTNRVSDTHYVIGTVMGPAPFPEMVCEFQCVIGREVRRQMMEAEGRLPDCLVACVGGGSNAIGLFHEFVDDPGVRMVGCEAAGKGVDTDMHAATMTKGTTGIFHGMKSLFCQNEYGQIAPVYSISAGLDYPGIGPEHAFLKAIDRAEYVAITDDQAVDAFEYLSRTEGIIPAIESAHAVAYARELAPTMSKDDIIVVNLSGRGDKDVAAIARYRGRDIHD
- a CDS encoding alcohol dehydrogenase catalytic domain-containing protein, yielding MKAVVFVERGRFEVQERPRPVIRDPKDAIVRVTTASICTSDLHIRAGAVPRAVPGTIVGHEFVGVVEEVGDGVTGVSPGDRVAVNVETYCGECFFCRRGWVNNCTDPAGGWALGCRIDGGQAEYARIPYADNGLTPIPDGVSDEQALFTGDLLSTGYWAADIGDIEDGSVVAIIGAGPTGLCTAMCCRPLGPGAIVMIDTDRSRLEFALAHGLADAVVDPTEEDPAEVLRSMTDGRGADTVMEVAGGRGTFEMAWRIARPNATVVVVAMYEEPQILPLPDMYGKNLVFKTGGVDASHCRELMDLISSGAIDPSVLVTHRFPFGDVESAYELFASRSDGVMKVALSMQGPPDQGQ
- a CDS encoding proteasome subunit beta; amino-acid sequence: MTAEDALKTGTTTIGIKLKDGVILASDQRATMGNLIAHSHVQKVYQLADNIGMTIAGVVGDAQLMVRFMQSEISIYSMKKGAPMSVTAAATLVASVIRQGFYLGLIVGGYDKTGGHVFSIDGAGGYIEDNYMSVGSGSVFALGSLEGNFKEGMSKDEGIDVAIAALNSARRRDNCTGDGMLVSYIGPYGYEEIPVEEIKSRCEAMGFAFPN
- a CDS encoding beta-CASP ribonuclease aCPSF1, which encodes MNVDRLFETLTEEVKRNMPPDIKIKEIKFEGPLVVVYTDDYEKISANDSVARTLAQTIHRRVDIRPDPANLEDPKTVEAKIRGMIPESANIFDINFIEETGEALIEAVNPNEVVGKEGQLLADLRKESGWNVKVIRAPPIPSKTVSDVRGYLRANHDERQEMLTRVARRLARPKLDGEQWVRVTAMGGFRQVGRSCSLLTTRESKILIDCGLDPSSENTPYFGIPEVQPLDDIDAVVITHAHLDHCGTLPALFKYGYKGPVYCTPPTRDLMALLQLDNIKLGFGENKKTPYEAQHVRQEILHTITLKYNETTDIAPDVRLTFHNAGHILGSAIAHFHIGDGLHNVAFSGDTKYEKTWLFNPATNRFPRLETLVIESTYGGHNDVQPSRADASEQLGQYLQQASEHGGKVLVPVFAVGRSQEVMLVIEELMRNGRIPKMPVYLDGMIWEATAIHTAYPEYLNSQLRTQIFQQNENPFLSPIFKRVETSDMREEICHSPDPCIVLATSGMMSGGPVMEYFREWADDEKNWLLFVGYQSEGSIGRTIQRGRSEITMNMRGKPINLKIKMQRETVDGFSGHSDRKQLMRYISSLEPKPDKIIIGHGEDRKCTDLASSIYKKFGIETKAPLNLETIRLR
- a CDS encoding rubrerythrin family protein, whose translation is MELKGSKTEANLQAAFAGESMARNKYTYYASQAKKEGYEQIADIFLETAENEKEHAKLWFKALHDNKVPKTIENLKDAASGENYEYTTMYKEFAETAREEGFTEIAALFEAVGGIEKTHEQRYLDLLKNIETGVVFKKDKVTMWKCRNCGYIHVGEEAPAVCPVCKHAQSFFEVRATNW